Proteins encoded together in one Streptomyces umbrinus window:
- a CDS encoding SpoIIE family protein phosphatase, translating into MATSEESGVARRRFDMVDAAVVLLDARMAVAGWTGDAERLFGYRGAEVVGRAVAELLMPEDAERLPDLTRRCGRNGGWTGLLAVRHRDGHPVVTTVRVVPAVEAAEGPSRWVVLAADSTGAAGWDMSRTVLERLASHSPIGIAIVDADLRYVWSNAALEQFGGGPAHQRIGKRLADIQPGLNAQALEAVMRQVLETGEAVVGYEHVGTVRSAPHRDTAHAMSFTRLDDDHGNPIGVYYTVVDVTERYRARQRLTLLDQAGKRLGRTLDVMQTAQELADVAVPGLADFVTVDLLETVLEGGEPVAGPLSGTDAMPLRRAGHQSVNEGVPEAVVEIGEVAAYLPEAPPIRALTGGTSWIEERLDPLAPEWATGIAGDRAATFLDLGLHTAMIVPVRARGTMLGITTFFRRHRQDPFDQDDLGLAEEVVGRAALSLDNARRYTRERDAALVLQRHLLPHRLPEQDAMEVAACYRPADELTGLGGDWFDVIPLSGARVALVVGDVVGHGIEAAAAMGRLRAAVQTLADLDLPPEEVLAHLDDLVDRAGYEDDAEAAPRADGVRAKGASCLYAVYDPVGGHCSMAAAGHGLPAIVAPDGTVDFPELPPGPALGVSGPPFESVELPLAEGSVLALCTDGLLAAEGPAPQRDAAADRERLRRVLERRAPSLDDRCQAVVEALVPARPPDDVVLLMARARRLDAERTVSWELPRDPAAVAEVRKRTSRQLCEWGLDELTFTTELVVSELVTNAIRHASGPIRLRLIMSRTLVCEVWDASPTAPHLRHPKTTDEGGRGLFLVSQFTQRWGTRYTQDGKIIWTEQSLTGPEI; encoded by the coding sequence GTGGCGACGAGCGAGGAGAGCGGCGTGGCGCGGCGGCGGTTCGACATGGTGGACGCCGCGGTGGTGCTGCTCGACGCGCGCATGGCGGTGGCCGGCTGGACCGGCGATGCCGAGCGGCTGTTCGGCTATCGCGGCGCCGAGGTCGTCGGCCGCGCCGTGGCCGAGCTGCTGATGCCCGAGGACGCCGAGCGCCTGCCCGACCTGACCCGCCGCTGCGGCCGCAACGGCGGCTGGACCGGGCTCCTCGCCGTACGTCACCGCGACGGGCACCCCGTCGTCACGACGGTGCGGGTCGTCCCGGCCGTGGAGGCCGCGGAAGGCCCGTCGCGCTGGGTGGTCCTGGCCGCCGACTCGACCGGCGCCGCGGGCTGGGACATGAGCCGCACGGTGCTGGAGCGGCTGGCCTCGCACTCACCCATCGGCATAGCGATCGTCGACGCGGACCTGCGGTACGTGTGGTCGAACGCGGCCCTGGAGCAGTTCGGCGGCGGACCCGCGCACCAGCGGATCGGCAAACGGCTCGCGGACATCCAGCCGGGCCTGAACGCCCAGGCCCTGGAGGCGGTGATGCGCCAGGTCCTGGAGACCGGCGAGGCCGTCGTCGGCTACGAACACGTCGGTACGGTCCGCTCGGCGCCGCACCGGGACACGGCCCACGCGATGTCGTTCACCCGGCTCGACGACGACCACGGCAACCCGATCGGCGTCTACTACACCGTCGTGGACGTCACCGAGCGCTACCGGGCCCGCCAGCGCCTCACCCTCCTGGACCAGGCCGGCAAGCGCCTCGGCCGCACCCTGGACGTCATGCAGACCGCCCAGGAGCTGGCCGACGTGGCGGTGCCGGGACTCGCCGACTTCGTCACCGTGGATCTGCTGGAGACCGTCCTCGAAGGGGGCGAACCCGTCGCCGGGCCGCTCAGCGGGACGGACGCGATGCCGCTGCGCCGGGCAGGACACCAGTCGGTGAACGAGGGCGTCCCCGAGGCCGTGGTCGAGATCGGCGAAGTGGCCGCCTACCTGCCCGAAGCACCCCCGATCCGCGCGCTGACCGGCGGCACCTCCTGGATCGAGGAGCGGCTCGACCCGCTGGCCCCGGAGTGGGCCACGGGCATCGCCGGCGACCGGGCCGCCACCTTCCTCGACCTCGGACTGCACACCGCGATGATCGTGCCGGTGCGGGCCCGCGGCACCATGCTCGGGATCACCACGTTCTTCCGGCGCCACCGGCAGGACCCCTTCGACCAGGACGACCTGGGCCTGGCCGAGGAGGTCGTCGGCCGCGCGGCCCTGTCCCTCGACAACGCCCGCCGCTACACCCGGGAGCGCGACGCGGCCCTCGTACTGCAGCGCCATCTGCTGCCGCACCGGCTCCCCGAGCAGGACGCGATGGAGGTCGCCGCCTGCTACCGGCCGGCCGACGAGCTGACCGGACTCGGCGGCGACTGGTTCGACGTCATCCCGCTGTCGGGCGCGCGCGTCGCCCTGGTGGTCGGCGACGTCGTCGGCCACGGCATCGAGGCCGCCGCGGCCATGGGCCGGCTGAGGGCCGCCGTACAGACCCTCGCCGACCTGGACCTGCCGCCCGAGGAGGTCCTCGCCCACCTCGACGACCTGGTCGACCGGGCCGGATACGAGGACGACGCCGAGGCGGCCCCGCGCGCCGACGGCGTACGGGCCAAGGGCGCCAGCTGTCTCTACGCGGTGTACGACCCGGTCGGCGGCCACTGTTCCATGGCCGCCGCGGGCCACGGCCTGCCCGCGATCGTCGCCCCGGACGGCACGGTCGACTTCCCCGAGCTGCCGCCGGGACCCGCGCTCGGCGTGAGCGGCCCGCCCTTCGAGTCGGTCGAACTGCCGCTCGCGGAAGGCAGCGTGCTCGCCCTGTGCACCGACGGCCTGCTCGCCGCCGAGGGGCCCGCGCCGCAGCGGGACGCCGCCGCCGACCGGGAGCGGCTGCGCCGGGTGCTCGAACGGCGGGCGCCCAGCCTGGACGACCGCTGCCAGGCCGTCGTGGAGGCGCTGGTCCCCGCCCGTCCTCCGGACGACGTGGTCCTGCTGATGGCCCGCGCCCGCCGCCTCGACGCGGAACGGACGGTGTCCTGGGAGCTGCCCAGGGACCCGGCGGCCGTCGCCGAGGTGCGCAAGCGGACATCACGGCAGCTGTGCGAGTGGGGCCTGGACGAGCTGACGTTCACCACCGAACTGGTCGTCAGCGAACTCGTCACCAACGCCATCCGGCACGCCTCCGGGCCGATAAGACTGCGGCTGATCATGTCCCGGACCCTGGTCTGCGAGGTCTGGGACGCCAGCCCCACCGCCCCGCACCTGCGTCACCCCAAGACGACCGACGAGGGCGGCCGAGGTCTGTTCCTGGTCTCCCAGTTCACCCAGCGCTGGGGCACCCGCTACACACAGGACGGCAAGATCATCTGGACCGAGCAGTCGCTCACGGGCCCGGAGATCTGA
- a CDS encoding DedA family protein yields the protein MHVQEWLETVPAVSIYALVGLVIGLESLGIPLPGEIILVSAALLASQHGDINPVILGACAVAGAIVGDSIGYAIGRKGGRPLLAWLGAKFPRHFSEGHIATAEKSFEKWGMWAVFFGRFVALLRIFAGPLAGVLRMPYWKFLTANVLGGILWAGGTTAVIYYVGIVAESWLKRFSWLGLVLALLIGLTSMLVLKRKAKKVTAEREAERTAAEPVPATD from the coding sequence TTGCACGTCCAGGAGTGGCTAGAGACAGTGCCCGCGGTCAGCATCTACGCGCTGGTGGGCCTGGTCATCGGCCTGGAGAGCCTGGGCATTCCACTGCCGGGCGAGATCATCCTCGTCTCCGCGGCGCTGCTCGCCTCCCAGCACGGTGACATCAACCCCGTGATCCTCGGCGCCTGTGCCGTCGCCGGCGCGATCGTCGGTGACTCCATCGGCTACGCCATCGGCCGCAAGGGCGGACGCCCACTGCTCGCCTGGCTCGGCGCGAAGTTCCCCAGGCACTTCAGCGAGGGCCATATCGCCACCGCCGAGAAGTCCTTCGAGAAGTGGGGCATGTGGGCCGTGTTCTTCGGCCGCTTCGTGGCCCTGCTGCGGATCTTCGCGGGCCCGCTCGCGGGTGTGCTGCGCATGCCGTACTGGAAGTTCCTCACCGCCAACGTCCTCGGCGGCATCCTCTGGGCCGGCGGCACCACCGCGGTCATCTACTACGTCGGCATCGTCGCCGAGTCCTGGCTCAAGCGCTTCTCCTGGCTCGGCCTGGTCCTGGCCCTCCTCATCGGCCTCACCTCGATGCTGGTCCTCAAGCGCAAGGCGAAGAAGGTCACGGCGGAACGCGAGGCCGAGCGGACGGCGGCCGAGCCGGTCCCGGCGACCGACTAG
- a CDS encoding GntR family transcriptional regulator, whose product MAETETARPANAAAFDSLEVALDRGSPIPLYYQLAQQLESAIEHGALAPGNLLGNEVDIAARLGLSRPTVRQAIQSLVDKGLLVRRRGIGTQVVHSQVRRSLELSSLYDDLAAAGQSPATQVLRNEIESASPEVAAALGIPEGRDVIVLERLRSTYGEPVAHLCNYLPATLLELDTERLEETGLYRMLRAAGITLHSARQTVGARCATAEEGTLLDEPEGAALLTMCRTAYDDTGRAVEYGTHVYRAARYTFDFQLLVRP is encoded by the coding sequence GTGGCAGAGACCGAAACCGCACGTCCGGCGAACGCCGCAGCGTTCGACAGCCTGGAGGTCGCCCTGGACCGGGGCAGCCCGATCCCGCTCTACTACCAGCTCGCCCAGCAACTGGAGTCCGCGATCGAGCACGGGGCGCTCGCCCCGGGCAACCTGCTGGGCAACGAGGTGGACATCGCCGCCCGGCTCGGCCTGTCCCGGCCGACCGTCCGCCAGGCCATCCAGTCCCTGGTGGACAAGGGCCTGCTCGTGCGCCGCCGGGGCATCGGCACTCAGGTGGTGCACAGCCAGGTCAGACGTTCGCTGGAACTGAGCAGCCTCTACGACGACCTGGCGGCCGCCGGGCAGAGCCCCGCCACCCAGGTGCTGCGCAACGAGATCGAGTCGGCCTCGCCCGAGGTGGCCGCGGCCCTCGGCATCCCCGAGGGCCGGGACGTCATCGTGCTCGAAAGGCTGCGCTCCACCTACGGCGAACCCGTCGCCCACCTGTGCAACTACCTGCCCGCCACGCTCCTCGAACTGGACACCGAGCGGCTGGAGGAGACCGGTCTCTACCGGATGCTGCGGGCCGCCGGAATCACCCTGCACAGCGCCCGTCAGACCGTGGGCGCCCGCTGCGCCACCGCCGAAGAGGGGACCCTGCTCGACGAGCCGGAGGGAGCCGCGCTGCTCACCATGTGCCGCACGGCCTACGACGACACCGGGCGGGCCGTAGAGTACGGGACCCACGTCTACCGCGCCGCGCGCTACACGTTCGACTTCCAGCTGCTCGTACGCCCCTGA
- the iolD gene encoding 3D-(3,5/4)-trihydroxycyclohexane-1,2-dione acylhydrolase (decyclizing) has translation MSRSTLRLTVAQALVRFLAVQYTERDGVRHRLIAGTWGIFGHGNVAGIGQALLEAGEETMPFHQGRNEQAMVHAAVGHARQLNRLSAQAVTTSIGPGATNLVTGAALATVNRLPVLLLPGDYFATRAADPLLQQLEHPVEADLSVNDTLRPVSRYFDRITRPEALIPSALNAMRVLADPVETGAVTLALPQDVQAEAYDWPEEFFADRIWHVRRPAPEPAELAAAVEAVRGARRPLIVAGGGIHHSEAETALKAFVEATGIPVASTQAGKGSLRYDHPADLGGVGHTGTAVADELARTADLVIGVGTRYTDFTTASATLFQEPGVRFVNLNVAAFDAHKLSARTLVADARAGLEALTEALSGHRVDAAYEAGYRAGKERWEEVVDAVYRADDEHAVPTQTQVLGALDAVVGDDDVVINAAGSLPGDLHKLWRARSPRQYHLEYGYSCMGYEIPAGIGVQQAAPGTPVWSLVGDGTYLMMPTEIVTAVQEGLPVNLVLIQNHGYASIGGLSEETGGERFGTAYRYRAADGTFTGAPLPMDLAANAASLGMDVLRAKTVRELRDALATARASDRPTCVYVETDPTPTAPAAEAWWDVPVAEVASRDAASRARERYDERVVDRRRHL, from the coding sequence ATGAGCCGCTCCACCCTTCGCCTGACCGTCGCCCAGGCACTGGTGCGTTTCCTGGCCGTGCAGTACACCGAACGCGACGGCGTACGGCACCGGCTGATCGCCGGGACCTGGGGGATCTTCGGACATGGCAACGTCGCCGGGATCGGCCAGGCGCTCCTGGAGGCCGGCGAGGAGACCATGCCGTTCCACCAGGGCCGCAACGAACAGGCCATGGTGCACGCCGCGGTCGGCCACGCCCGCCAGCTGAACCGGCTCTCCGCGCAGGCGGTCACCACCTCCATCGGCCCCGGCGCGACCAACCTGGTCACCGGCGCGGCCCTGGCCACGGTCAACCGCCTCCCGGTGCTGCTCCTGCCCGGCGACTACTTCGCGACCCGTGCCGCCGACCCGCTGCTCCAGCAGCTGGAGCACCCCGTCGAGGCGGACCTGTCCGTCAACGACACGCTGCGTCCGGTCTCCCGCTACTTCGACCGGATCACCCGCCCCGAGGCGCTGATCCCCTCCGCCCTGAACGCGATGCGCGTACTCGCCGACCCGGTCGAGACCGGCGCCGTCACCCTCGCCCTGCCGCAGGACGTCCAGGCCGAGGCGTACGACTGGCCCGAGGAGTTCTTCGCCGACCGGATCTGGCACGTACGCCGCCCGGCGCCCGAACCGGCCGAGCTCGCGGCCGCCGTGGAAGCCGTACGCGGCGCCCGGCGCCCCCTGATCGTCGCGGGCGGCGGCATCCACCACAGCGAGGCCGAGACGGCGCTCAAGGCGTTCGTGGAGGCCACCGGCATCCCGGTCGCGTCCACCCAGGCCGGCAAGGGCTCCCTGCGCTACGACCACCCGGCCGACCTCGGCGGAGTCGGCCACACCGGCACCGCCGTCGCCGACGAACTGGCCCGCACCGCCGACCTGGTCATCGGCGTCGGCACCCGCTACACGGACTTCACCACCGCCTCCGCCACGCTCTTCCAGGAGCCGGGCGTGCGGTTCGTGAACCTCAACGTGGCCGCCTTCGACGCGCACAAGCTGAGCGCGCGGACCCTGGTCGCCGACGCCCGCGCCGGTCTGGAGGCCCTCACCGAGGCGCTGTCCGGCCACCGCGTCGACGCGGCGTACGAGGCCGGGTACCGCGCCGGCAAGGAGCGCTGGGAGGAGGTCGTGGACGCCGTGTACCGGGCGGACGACGAGCACGCCGTCCCCACCCAGACCCAGGTCCTCGGCGCCCTGGACGCCGTGGTCGGCGACGACGACGTCGTCATCAACGCGGCCGGCTCGCTCCCCGGCGACCTGCACAAGCTGTGGCGTGCGCGAAGCCCGCGCCAGTACCACCTGGAGTACGGCTACTCCTGCATGGGCTACGAGATCCCGGCGGGCATCGGCGTCCAGCAGGCCGCCCCCGGCACGCCCGTCTGGTCACTGGTCGGCGACGGCACGTACCTGATGATGCCCACCGAGATCGTCACCGCCGTCCAGGAGGGCCTGCCCGTCAACCTGGTGCTGATCCAGAACCACGGGTACGCGTCCATCGGCGGCCTCTCCGAGGAGACGGGCGGCGAGCGCTTCGGCACCGCCTACCGCTACCGGGCCGCCGACGGCACCTTCACCGGCGCCCCGCTGCCCATGGACCTGGCCGCCAACGCCGCCAGCCTCGGCATGGACGTCCTGCGCGCCAAGACCGTCCGCGAACTGCGCGACGCCCTGGCCACGGCCCGCGCCTCGGACCGGCCGACGTGCGTGTACGTCGAGACCGACCCGACGCCCACCGCCCCCGCAGCCGAGGCCTGGTGGGACGTACCGGTCGCCGAGGTCGCCTCCCGCGACGCCGCCTCCCGTGCCCGCGAGCGGTACGACGAGCGCGTCGTCGACCGTCGCCGCCACCTCTGA
- a CDS encoding CoA-acylating methylmalonate-semialdehyde dehydrogenase, which yields MQNMNHWIGGKPVEGASGRFGPVYNPATGAQEKQVPFASVDEVDAAVASAKAAFESWGTASLAKRTTVLFKYRELLDAHRDEIAELITAEHGKVHSDALGEVARGMEIVELACSVPQLVKGELSTQVSTRVDVAAIRQPLGVVAGITPFNFPAMVPMWMFPLAIACGNTFVLKPSEKDPSASYRLAELASEAGLPDGVLNVVQGDKVAVDRLLEHPDITAVSFVGSTPIAKYIQLKGIEHGKRVQALGGAKNHMLVLPDADLDFAADQAINAAYGSAGERCMAVSVVVAVGDTGDELVDKIAERAKGLKIGPGSDAASEMGPLITREHRDKVASYVTGAAAQGAEVVVDGTGFTVPGHEDGFFIGVSLLDKVPVTADAYKDEIFGPVLCVVRAETYDEAIALINSSRWGNGTAIFTRDGGAARRFQLEVQAGMVGVNVPIPVPVGYHSFGGWKDSLFGDHHIYGNDGIAFYTQGKVITTRWPDPADGGGINLGFPSNS from the coding sequence ATGCAGAACATGAACCACTGGATCGGGGGGAAGCCCGTCGAGGGCGCCTCCGGCCGCTTCGGCCCCGTCTACAACCCCGCCACGGGCGCCCAGGAGAAGCAGGTGCCCTTCGCCTCCGTGGACGAGGTGGACGCCGCCGTCGCCTCCGCGAAGGCCGCCTTCGAGAGCTGGGGTACCGCCTCGCTGGCCAAGCGTACGACCGTCCTCTTCAAGTACCGCGAGCTGCTTGACGCGCACCGCGACGAGATCGCCGAGCTGATCACCGCCGAGCACGGCAAGGTGCACTCGGACGCGCTCGGTGAGGTCGCCCGGGGCATGGAGATCGTCGAACTCGCCTGTTCCGTACCGCAGTTGGTTAAGGGCGAGCTGTCCACACAGGTCTCCACGCGCGTCGACGTGGCCGCGATCCGCCAGCCGCTCGGTGTCGTCGCGGGCATCACGCCGTTCAACTTCCCGGCCATGGTGCCGATGTGGATGTTCCCGCTGGCCATCGCCTGCGGCAACACCTTCGTGCTCAAGCCGAGCGAGAAGGACCCCTCCGCCTCCTACCGGCTGGCCGAACTCGCCTCCGAGGCGGGCCTCCCGGACGGCGTGCTCAACGTCGTGCAGGGCGACAAGGTCGCCGTGGACCGCCTCCTGGAGCACCCGGACATCACGGCCGTCTCCTTCGTCGGCTCCACGCCCATCGCCAAGTACATCCAGCTCAAGGGCATCGAGCACGGCAAGCGCGTACAGGCCCTCGGCGGCGCCAAGAACCACATGCTGGTTCTCCCGGACGCCGACCTGGACTTCGCCGCCGACCAGGCCATCAACGCCGCGTACGGCTCGGCTGGCGAGCGCTGCATGGCCGTGTCCGTCGTCGTCGCGGTCGGCGACACCGGCGACGAGCTGGTTGACAAGATCGCCGAGCGGGCCAAGGGCCTGAAGATCGGCCCCGGCAGCGACGCGGCCAGCGAGATGGGCCCGCTCATCACCCGCGAGCACCGCGACAAGGTCGCCTCGTACGTGACGGGCGCGGCCGCCCAGGGCGCCGAGGTCGTCGTCGACGGCACCGGCTTCACCGTCCCGGGCCACGAGGACGGCTTCTTCATCGGCGTCTCGCTCCTCGACAAGGTGCCGGTCACCGCGGACGCGTACAAGGACGAGATCTTCGGCCCGGTGCTCTGCGTGGTCCGCGCCGAGACGTACGACGAGGCAATCGCGCTGATCAACAGCTCCCGCTGGGGCAACGGCACCGCGATCTTCACCCGGGACGGCGGCGCCGCCCGCCGCTTCCAGCTGGAGGTCCAGGCCGGCATGGTCGGCGTCAACGTGCCGATCCCCGTGCCCGTCGGCTACCACTCGTTCGGCGGCTGGAAGGACTCCCTCTTCGGGGACCACCACATCTACGGCAACGACGGCATCGCCTTCTACACCCAGGGCAAGGTCATCACCACCCGCTGGCCCGACCCGGCCGACGGCGGCGGTATCAACCTCGGCTTCCCCAGCAACTCCTGA
- a CDS encoding gamma carbonic anhydrase family protein — protein sequence MTHKALIAGVGGKDPKVDQEAFVAPMSVVLGEVTLHPGASVWYGAVLRAECGPIVIGADSNVQDNCTLHVDPGFPVTVGERVSIGHNAVVHGATVEDDCLVGMGATILNGAVIGAGSLVAAQALVPQGMRVPPGSLVAGVPAKVKRELTEEEREGISLNGTLYVELAKAHREAHGG from the coding sequence ATGACGCACAAGGCGCTGATCGCGGGCGTGGGCGGCAAGGATCCGAAGGTGGATCAGGAGGCGTTCGTCGCCCCGATGTCCGTGGTGCTCGGCGAGGTGACGCTGCACCCGGGCGCGAGCGTCTGGTACGGGGCGGTGCTGCGGGCCGAGTGCGGGCCCATCGTCATCGGCGCGGACAGCAACGTGCAGGACAACTGCACGCTGCATGTCGACCCCGGGTTCCCCGTCACCGTCGGGGAGCGGGTGTCCATCGGGCACAACGCCGTGGTGCACGGTGCCACTGTCGAGGACGACTGTCTGGTCGGGATGGGGGCGACGATCCTGAACGGGGCGGTGATCGGGGCGGGGTCGCTGGTCGCCGCGCAGGCGCTGGTGCCGCAGGGGATGCGGGTGCCGCCGGGGTCGCTTGTCGCCGGTGTGCCCGCCAAGGTCAAGCGAGAACTCACCGAGGAGGAGCGGGAGGGGATTTCGCTGAACGGGACGTTGTATGTGGAACTCGCGAAGGCGCACCGGGAAGCACACGGGGGCTGA
- a CDS encoding beta-glucosidase family protein, translated as MSDTVSRRSVLRLLGGATAVALAATAGPPSLAHAAAARRQPAAGPRVEGLLTKLTLDEKLSLLHGATDPKALGQAGYVPGVERLGIPPLRLADGPAGVRVKQHATALPAPVLLAAAFDPGLARRYGQVIGREGRALGQDVLLSPMVNLIRTPYAGRNFETFSEDPLLSADLVAEEIKGIQSEGLIATVKHYAMNNQEKDRDSVDVRVDEQTLNEVELRAFEAAVGAGARAVMGAYNKVNGTYACESKELLTGILRDRWGFEGWVMTDWHAAHSTVASLTAGLDMEMPNGKYFGAALRTAVQNGSVSEEYVDRAVRRILTTMDDFGMLDGSAPPRPARNPSAGAAVALEVAKAGATLLHNRNGTLPLTGEAARSVAVVGPTGSLPFVSGGGSAHVIPDHAERPLDAIKSRAGQGAQVSYALGEDLFGKPLPDDALSDGIDPEGQRIAAGKTWTYKGTLTVEDEDEWTFVIHYSGTRPKVLLDGVDLFPVAAGLAEHFTGGLVSAAPDGLAVRRRTLDLAAGEHRVEITAKGGTQGQTFRLRHATGATRAQDVAEAVKAARAAESVVLFAYEDATENQDRTTLALPGHQVGLIEAVTAVNPRTTVVLNTSSSTSMPWLERTAAVLQMYYPGQEGAAATAAVLFGDCDPGGRLTQAFPVDDDHHPVAGDVRRYPGVNGVEEYSEGVHVGHRWYDAEDVRPLFPFGHGLSYTSFVYEGLGVERTGDGLEVVFTVRNTGRRDGVDIPQVYVGASPDLQVDQAERVLGGYQRLALKAGESRRVTVHVDERTLSSWDAKRHGWVLGTGRRTVWVGASAGELRLSGRAQV; from the coding sequence ATGTCCGACACCGTGTCCCGGCGGTCCGTCCTGCGCCTGCTGGGCGGCGCGACCGCCGTCGCCCTGGCCGCGACCGCGGGGCCCCCGTCCCTCGCGCACGCGGCCGCCGCCCGGCGACAACCGGCCGCGGGCCCCCGCGTCGAGGGACTGCTCACCAAGCTCACCCTGGACGAGAAACTCTCCCTGCTGCACGGCGCCACCGACCCCAAGGCCCTCGGCCAGGCCGGATACGTGCCCGGCGTGGAACGGCTCGGCATCCCGCCGCTCCGCCTCGCCGACGGCCCCGCCGGAGTCCGTGTCAAGCAGCACGCCACCGCCCTGCCCGCGCCCGTCCTGCTCGCCGCCGCCTTCGACCCCGGCCTCGCCCGCCGCTACGGCCAGGTCATCGGCCGCGAGGGCCGCGCCCTCGGCCAGGACGTGCTGCTCTCCCCGATGGTCAACCTCATCCGCACCCCGTACGCGGGCCGCAACTTCGAGACGTTCAGCGAGGACCCGCTGCTCTCCGCCGACCTCGTGGCCGAGGAGATCAAGGGCATCCAGAGCGAGGGCCTCATCGCGACCGTCAAGCACTACGCGATGAACAACCAGGAGAAGGACCGCGACTCCGTCGACGTACGGGTCGACGAGCAGACCCTCAACGAGGTCGAGCTGCGTGCCTTCGAGGCCGCCGTCGGCGCCGGCGCCCGCGCGGTCATGGGCGCCTACAACAAGGTCAACGGCACCTACGCCTGCGAGAGCAAGGAACTCCTCACCGGCATCCTCCGCGACCGCTGGGGCTTCGAGGGCTGGGTGATGACCGACTGGCACGCGGCCCACAGCACGGTCGCCTCGCTCACCGCGGGCCTCGACATGGAGATGCCGAACGGCAAGTACTTCGGGGCCGCGCTCAGGACGGCCGTCCAGAACGGGAGCGTCTCCGAGGAGTACGTCGACCGGGCGGTACGCCGCATCCTCACCACCATGGACGACTTCGGGATGCTCGACGGCAGCGCCCCGCCCCGCCCGGCACGCAACCCGTCGGCGGGCGCGGCGGTCGCCCTGGAGGTCGCCAAGGCGGGCGCCACCCTCCTGCACAACAGGAACGGCACGCTGCCCCTGACCGGCGAGGCCGCCCGCAGCGTCGCCGTCGTCGGCCCCACTGGCTCGCTGCCCTTCGTAAGCGGCGGCGGCAGCGCCCATGTGATCCCCGACCACGCCGAGCGCCCGCTGGACGCCATCAAGTCCCGTGCGGGACAAGGCGCCCAGGTGTCCTACGCGCTCGGCGAGGACCTCTTCGGCAAGCCCCTGCCCGACGACGCGCTCAGCGACGGCATCGACCCGGAGGGCCAGCGGATCGCCGCCGGGAAGACCTGGACGTACAAGGGGACACTCACCGTCGAGGACGAAGACGAGTGGACGTTCGTCATCCACTACTCCGGAACGCGGCCCAAGGTGCTCCTCGACGGAGTCGATCTCTTCCCGGTGGCGGCCGGGCTCGCGGAGCACTTCACGGGCGGCCTGGTGTCGGCCGCGCCCGACGGGCTCGCGGTGCGCCGCAGGACGCTCGATCTCGCCGCCGGAGAACACCGGGTCGAGATCACCGCGAAGGGCGGCACCCAGGGGCAGACGTTCCGGCTGCGGCACGCCACCGGGGCGACCCGCGCCCAGGACGTCGCCGAAGCGGTGAAGGCGGCCCGGGCCGCGGAGAGCGTCGTGCTCTTCGCGTACGAGGACGCCACTGAGAACCAGGACCGCACGACCCTCGCGCTCCCCGGCCACCAGGTCGGGCTGATCGAGGCGGTGACGGCGGTGAACCCCCGCACGACCGTCGTCCTCAACACCTCCTCCTCGACGTCGATGCCGTGGCTGGAGCGCACCGCCGCCGTGCTGCAGATGTACTACCCGGGCCAGGAGGGCGCGGCAGCCACCGCCGCCGTCCTGTTCGGCGACTGCGACCCCGGCGGACGGCTCACCCAGGCCTTCCCGGTGGACGACGACCACCACCCGGTCGCGGGCGACGTGCGCCGCTACCCGGGCGTGAACGGCGTCGAGGAGTACTCGGAGGGCGTCCACGTCGGCCACCGCTGGTACGACGCGGAGGACGTGCGGCCGCTGTTCCCGTTCGGGCACGGACTCTCGTACACCTCCTTCGTGTACGAGGGCCTGGGCGTGGAGCGGACCGGGGACGGGCTTGAGGTGGTGTTCACCGTGCGGAACACGGGACGGCGGGACGGGGTCGACATCCCGCAGGTCTATGTGGGCGCCTCGCCGGACCTCCAGGTCGACCAGGCCGAAAGGGTGTTGGGCGGCTATCAGCGGCTCGCGCTGAAGGCGGGGGAGTCGCGCCGGGTCACCGTGCACGTCGACGAGCGCACGCTCTCCTCGTGGGACGCGAAGCGGCACGGCTGGGTGCTCGGGACCGGGCGGCGGACCGTGTGGGTGGGCGCCTCGGCGGGTGAACTGCGGCTCAGCGGGAGGGCGCAGGTGTGA